The Thermococcus sp. M39 genome window below encodes:
- a CDS encoding proton-conducting transporter membrane subunit, which produces MKELFTLTIILYFASMAIALVFKRNYKLSISLGHTLTALASLSLLAFTVKGIPLVLQGMAIDFTYNLGVVKIPFYIDGLSLILCFILGSLGLAVSIYSPKYMEFYEKLGKGWLYIILYSTFVLSMMLIVTIANMFWFLFLWEVMTFTSYLLTIWESNKEDVRKAGWKYFVTMHIVSTLPLVMAVALLYAKTGSVNGLNFENLATLKLSPIFYVLFLIGFGSKSGVVPLHFWAPDAYKVAPSGISSLMAGALEKVAVYALIRTTCFILKPNETFGYVVALLGTITLTVGTLYALKQTDAKRLLAYHSIGQIGYIWLGMGVGIVFIAKGGIYSAFGAIALASSLYHLVNHTFFKGLLFLSAGSILYRTRSRDLNALGGLAKLMPFTAIFTLIAALSIAGTPPFNGFMSKWMIYQSTFLSGNGLLVFFGVMALFISAATLASFIKFYTTAFGGEPTKLTQNVKEVSSSMLIAKGFLASLCLLLGLIPALILPLLLSPGKALANVDLSGLITTKYWLVLIKSPLTPAGAESYFNPLLFVGVFGVMLFAILISVPTKKTVAEPWTNGEPVKLEHYKLKAKHYYLPFEEYIHGLYHGGSELNEFGIAVKDALTHAYLSVAETLTRWAAKISGAITGIGRWYVTSVKEVYLDEAALSPVVKVVQGSGVVFGEMLGNLNLLFTIAIVVLGIILILLTL; this is translated from the coding sequence ATGAAGGAGCTGTTCACGCTAACCATAATCTTGTACTTTGCATCAATGGCAATAGCTTTAGTCTTCAAGAGGAATTACAAGCTTTCAATAAGCTTAGGCCATACACTTACTGCTCTAGCCTCACTCTCACTCTTAGCCTTCACCGTGAAGGGCATACCCTTAGTACTTCAAGGAATGGCTATTGACTTTACATATAATCTTGGAGTTGTAAAGATTCCCTTCTATATTGACGGCCTTTCACTTATACTCTGCTTTATCCTGGGAAGCCTTGGATTGGCAGTTTCAATATATTCACCAAAGTACATGGAGTTCTATGAGAAGCTCGGCAAGGGATGGCTCTACATAATACTATACAGCACCTTCGTGCTCTCAATGATGCTCATAGTTACGATAGCGAACATGTTCTGGTTCCTCTTCCTTTGGGAAGTCATGACGTTCACGTCCTATCTCCTGACGATTTGGGAAAGCAATAAAGAAGACGTCAGAAAAGCAGGTTGGAAGTACTTCGTGACGATGCACATAGTGAGCACATTACCCTTGGTAATGGCTGTCGCCTTATTGTACGCTAAGACTGGCTCAGTTAACGGACTTAACTTCGAGAACTTAGCAACCCTAAAACTAAGTCCAATATTCTATGTCCTATTCCTAATAGGCTTTGGAAGCAAATCTGGTGTTGTTCCTTTACACTTCTGGGCTCCAGATGCTTATAAGGTTGCTCCAAGCGGCATCTCATCTTTAATGGCTGGAGCATTGGAGAAGGTTGCCGTTTACGCTTTGATAAGGACTACATGTTTCATCCTAAAGCCAAATGAGACTTTCGGATATGTAGTTGCCCTGCTTGGAACAATAACTCTGACTGTTGGAACACTCTACGCGTTAAAGCAGACCGATGCCAAGAGACTGTTGGCCTATCACAGCATTGGTCAGATAGGCTACATTTGGCTTGGCATGGGAGTTGGGATAGTCTTTATAGCCAAGGGAGGAATCTACTCAGCCTTTGGAGCCATAGCCTTGGCGTCAAGTTTGTATCACCTTGTTAACCATACATTCTTCAAAGGCTTGCTCTTCCTCTCGGCTGGTTCAATACTTTACAGAACTCGCAGCAGAGACTTGAATGCCCTTGGAGGTTTGGCCAAGCTTATGCCATTCACGGCAATCTTCACATTAATCGCTGCACTGTCAATTGCAGGAACTCCTCCGTTCAACGGATTCATGAGCAAGTGGATGATTTATCAATCAACATTCCTCTCAGGAAATGGTCTATTAGTGTTCTTTGGAGTGATGGCGCTATTCATAAGTGCTGCAACCTTGGCTTCATTCATAAAGTTCTATACTACCGCATTTGGTGGAGAACCAACTAAATTAACGCAGAACGTAAAAGAAGTTTCCTCCTCAATGCTCATTGCAAAAGGCTTCTTAGCTTCACTCTGTCTGCTCTTAGGTTTGATCCCAGCACTAATCTTGCCATTGCTCCTTTCACCAGGTAAGGCATTAGCTAATGTTGACTTAAGCGGATTAATAACCACTAAGTACTGGTTGGTCTTGATCAAATCACCACTTACACCGGCTGGCGCTGAAAGCTACTTCAATCCACTCCTCTTCGTTGGGGTCTTTGGTGTAATGCTCTTTGCAATACTCATATCTGTTCCGACTAAGAAGACTGTTGCAGAACCATGGACAAACGGAGAACCTGTGAAGCTTGAACACTACAAGCTCAAGGCAAAGCACTACTATCTGCCATTTGAGGAGTATATCCATGGCCTATACCATGGTGGAAGTGAGCTTAACGAATTCGGCATAGCTGTGAAGGATGCACTCACTCATGCATACTTAAGCGTTGCAGAGACACTGACAAGATGGGCCGCAAAAATTTCAGGTGCTATTACTGGAATTGGAAGGTGGTATGTTACCAGCGTTAAAGAGGTTTACCTAGATGAAGCGGCATTAAGTCCAGTGGTTAAAGTAGTGCAGGGAAGCGGAGTAGTCTTTGGAGAAATGCTTGGCAACTTAAATCTGCTCTTCACAATAGCCATTGTAGTCTTGGGTATAATCTTAATACTGCTAACTTTGTGA
- a CDS encoding 4Fe-4S dicluster domain-containing protein produces the protein MARKTIFIDFSKCIECRACEVACEREHNGMSFINVFEWQEMAAMALNCRHCEKAPCVEVCPTNALYRDDDGAVILAPQKCIGCLMCGIVCPFGIPELDLINKIMGKCDLCAHRRKEGKEPACVATCPTDALIYGDFDEIQRERREKFTEKAIEVAKKAEKISLLGV, from the coding sequence ATGGCCAGGAAGACTATCTTTATTGATTTTTCCAAATGTATTGAGTGCAGGGCTTGTGAGGTTGCCTGTGAGAGAGAGCACAACGGAATGTCATTCATAAACGTCTTTGAATGGCAAGAGATGGCCGCTATGGCTTTGAACTGTAGGCACTGTGAAAAGGCTCCATGTGTTGAGGTCTGTCCAACTAACGCTCTCTATAGAGATGACGATGGAGCAGTCATCTTAGCTCCCCAGAAGTGTATTGGCTGTCTCATGTGTGGAATCGTCTGTCCATTTGGTATTCCAGAGCTTGACCTTATAAACAAGATAATGGGCAAGTGTGACCTCTGTGCTCACAGAAGAAAGGAAGGAAAAGAGCCCGCTTGTGTAGCGACCTGTCCAACTGATGCACTAATTTATGGAGACTTCGATGAGATACAGAGGGAGAGAAGAGAGAAATTCACCGAAAAAGCCATTGAAGTTGCAAAGAAGGCTGAGAAGATTTCACTCTTGGGCGTCTGA
- a CDS encoding Coenzyme F420 hydrogenase/dehydrogenase, beta subunit C-terminal domain gives MISLASDNLLGTVFGIYLARAKDEEIRKRKVASGGAVTALLTYALEKGIVDGVVTAKRIKGFEGQAIVAHNKEELLEAAGNKWSIVPFAARMKAKIEEEDLKRVALVCLPCQAQFFGQMRDFPLLETDFGERIKYIISLFCMGTFAFEAFLNYLRMKYGIKAEQIKDIVLKKDFLEIVYNDTTLALPIEEVYSYLQTGCLVCTDYTGTWSDISAGFVESEPGWTVLIARNPRAEELIKNAEKEGYLELKDGSHVIGEVLKKARDKLARAQQNMMYLL, from the coding sequence ATGATCAGCTTGGCATCAGATAATCTTTTGGGAACTGTCTTTGGAATCTACTTAGCTAGGGCTAAGGATGAAGAGATAAGGAAAAGAAAGGTCGCAAGCGGAGGAGCGGTTACTGCTTTGTTAACTTATGCTCTTGAGAAAGGCATAGTTGACGGCGTCGTTACGGCAAAGAGAATAAAAGGATTTGAAGGGCAGGCAATCGTTGCCCATAATAAAGAGGAACTATTAGAAGCAGCAGGAAATAAGTGGAGTATAGTTCCATTTGCAGCGAGAATGAAAGCAAAAATTGAGGAGGAAGACTTGAAAAGAGTTGCTTTAGTATGTCTACCATGTCAAGCACAGTTTTTTGGTCAAATGAGGGACTTCCCCCTTTTAGAAACTGACTTTGGTGAAAGGATAAAGTACATAATAAGCCTGTTCTGTATGGGAACATTCGCTTTCGAGGCATTCCTAAACTACCTCAGAATGAAATACGGCATAAAAGCGGAGCAGATAAAGGATATAGTCCTCAAGAAGGATTTCCTTGAAATAGTATACAATGACACAACGCTTGCTCTGCCGATTGAGGAAGTCTACTCATATCTCCAAACGGGCTGTTTGGTGTGCACTGACTATACTGGAACATGGAGCGACATATCAGCTGGATTCGTAGAAAGCGAGCCAGGGTGGACAGTTCTCATTGCCAGAAATCCTAGAGCAGAGGAACTCATCAAAAACGCGGAGAAAGAAGGATATTTGGAGCTGAAAGATGGTTCGCATGTGATCGGAGAAGTTTTGAAGAAGGCAAGGGATAAACTTGCAAGGGCGCAGCAAAACATGATGTATTTGCTTTAA
- a CDS encoding complex I subunit 5 family protein, whose protein sequence is MFAFDFTLTFDKISLLFALNVGILGLAAIIASLKYMDIYDFKPKIPYYSTLLIFIASMLLIPAVRDWFSFLFLWEVMTLASYFLIIYDYPEESAKKAGWKYFVTMHLFDTTPLIFAIVLYYAVTGTFNFTSFAQYKDIIVFLMFFGFATKCGLFPMHYWLPDAHPAAPSPVSAILSGAMVELGVYGTIRILDLVGWSVSSWVIYAIGIMAVLSMIAAILSYPLQDDVKRLFAWSTIDNMGWLFLLIVAGLLGVTGVEKDIGYYVVAHGLAKAAAFMSAGALLYVFGTKSLSKMKGFMNSDAFTAGLFAASIFALEGVPPFNLFFNKLNVIKTLLEVSQGLAIFVAVEWVIAFIIFLKIFHAYVISEGEPEIKKKLPASLALSIILLLVLSLISQFMCDFIWARW, encoded by the coding sequence ATGTTCGCCTTTGACTTCACGCTCACCTTTGACAAAATCTCACTGCTCTTTGCACTGAACGTTGGGATACTTGGGTTAGCGGCGATAATCGCATCACTCAAGTACATGGACATCTATGATTTCAAACCAAAGATTCCCTACTACTCAACCTTGCTCATCTTCATAGCCTCAATGCTCCTAATTCCAGCAGTTAGGGACTGGTTCAGCTTCCTCTTCCTCTGGGAGGTAATGACCCTTGCCTCTTACTTCCTAATCATCTATGATTATCCTGAGGAGAGCGCAAAGAAAGCTGGATGGAAGTATTTCGTAACTATGCACCTCTTTGACACAACACCGCTAATCTTTGCAATCGTGCTCTACTATGCGGTAACAGGAACCTTCAACTTCACAAGCTTTGCCCAGTATAAGGACATCATAGTATTCCTAATGTTCTTTGGATTTGCTACAAAATGCGGTCTCTTCCCGATGCACTACTGGCTCCCCGATGCACACCCAGCAGCACCTTCACCAGTTTCAGCAATACTGAGTGGAGCTATGGTTGAGCTCGGTGTTTACGGAACAATTAGAATCCTTGATTTAGTTGGCTGGAGTGTCTCAAGCTGGGTAATTTATGCAATTGGAATAATGGCAGTGCTGAGCATGATTGCGGCAATATTATCTTACCCACTCCAAGATGATGTCAAGAGACTGTTTGCATGGTCAACCATAGACAACATGGGCTGGCTGTTCCTACTAATCGTTGCTGGGTTATTAGGAGTCACTGGTGTTGAGAAGGATATTGGTTATTATGTCGTAGCCCACGGCTTGGCTAAAGCAGCAGCTTTCATGTCAGCTGGAGCTCTACTTTACGTCTTTGGAACCAAGAGCTTGAGCAAAATGAAGGGCTTCATGAACAGCGATGCTTTTACCGCTGGACTCTTTGCCGCATCAATCTTCGCCTTGGAGGGTGTCCCACCGTTCAACTTGTTCTTCAACAAGCTCAACGTCATCAAAACTTTGCTCGAGGTCAGTCAAGGCTTGGCAATATTCGTTGCTGTGGAGTGGGTCATAGCGTTCATAATCTTCCTCAAGATATTCCACGCCTATGTGATAAGCGAAGGAGAGCCAGAGATAAAGAAAAAACTTCCAGCAAGCTTGGCATTGAGCATCATTTTACTCCTCGTGCTCTCATTGATAAGCCAATTCATGTGTGACTTCATATGGGCGAGGTGGTGA
- a CDS encoding hydrogenase 4 subunit D, with the protein MKELFVLSFLIPLIAGVILFRLDGKRADYFMLISVIIATILNLAGVVSYYTAGMPAIHEILFQTKTFGEVYGLIIDPMSVSVGFVVITAGLIFMVYAKDYMSPQNKEHPVYEGKGRFYGWMVLFIGATLAFIYSSSILQLLIFFELMSLACWGVVSYYGGKKAERSAYKALIITNFGAMVGLYTAVAIGITKLHNLSLFALGTLPENLKLLVFLAIMIAAFTKSAQFPLYSWLPDAMVAPTPASAFLHGAAMVEMGVYLLARAIQFMQPLPKEAFYVMAALILATQLLCVFMYPLQKDAKRLLAYSTIAESGLMYVGLAFAVLGLKTGLQASMFQLFNHAYIKGLAFLTAGTFSYAIGTLEMDKIKGLIKSLPISAYSWTFALIGLAGVPPFAVFFSKLAILTNIKGALGNPLALALLVMVLIDAAVFLMVSLSRIHSMAFSVPERDEKYSITALMKLSMILLLILGIIAPLIAYPFIIKVGW; encoded by the coding sequence ATGAAAGAGCTTTTCGTTCTTTCCTTTTTAATTCCTTTAATTGCGGGCGTGATATTGTTTAGGTTAGATGGTAAAAGAGCTGATTACTTCATGCTCATCTCTGTAATCATCGCTACAATTTTGAATTTGGCAGGTGTTGTGAGCTATTACACTGCGGGCATGCCAGCTATCCACGAGATTCTCTTCCAAACAAAGACATTTGGTGAGGTCTATGGTTTGATAATTGACCCCATGAGCGTTTCTGTAGGGTTCGTTGTTATAACGGCTGGTCTGATTTTCATGGTATATGCTAAGGATTACATGAGCCCCCAAAATAAGGAGCATCCCGTTTATGAGGGTAAAGGCAGATTTTATGGATGGATGGTTCTTTTCATTGGTGCAACCCTAGCTTTCATTTATTCATCATCAATACTCCAGCTTTTGATATTCTTTGAACTGATGAGCCTAGCATGTTGGGGTGTTGTCAGCTATTATGGTGGTAAGAAAGCAGAGCGCTCTGCCTACAAGGCTTTGATTATCACGAACTTTGGTGCGATGGTTGGTCTCTACACAGCTGTTGCCATTGGCATAACAAAGCTCCACAACTTGAGCTTATTCGCTCTAGGTACTCTGCCAGAGAATTTGAAGCTCCTAGTATTTCTTGCAATAATGATTGCTGCTTTCACCAAGAGTGCCCAGTTCCCGCTCTACTCTTGGCTTCCAGATGCTATGGTCGCTCCCACCCCAGCTTCAGCATTCCTTCACGGTGCAGCAATGGTTGAGATGGGTGTCTATCTCTTAGCAAGAGCAATCCAGTTTATGCAACCTCTTCCAAAGGAGGCCTTCTACGTCATGGCAGCACTAATTTTGGCAACTCAGTTACTCTGTGTATTCATGTATCCGCTTCAGAAAGATGCAAAGAGACTTTTGGCTTATTCAACAATCGCTGAATCTGGCTTAATGTATGTTGGTCTGGCATTTGCCGTTTTAGGTCTAAAGACTGGCTTACAAGCTTCAATGTTCCAGCTCTTCAATCACGCATACATTAAGGGTTTAGCATTCCTCACAGCGGGAACTTTCAGCTACGCCATTGGAACACTTGAGATGGATAAAATCAAGGGTCTGATTAAATCACTGCCAATCTCAGCATACAGCTGGACTTTCGCTTTGATCGGCTTGGCTGGTGTTCCTCCATTTGCAGTCTTCTTCAGCAAGCTTGCAATACTGACAAACATCAAGGGAGCCTTAGGAAATCCATTAGCTTTAGCTCTGCTCGTAATGGTTCTCATAGATGCCGCCGTATTCCTAATGGTTTCGCTTAGCAGAATACACAGCATGGCATTCAGCGTCCCTGAGAGGGACGAGAAATACAGCATCACAGCTTTGATGAAGCTTTCGATGATTTTACTCTTGATACTTGGAATAATAGCTCCCCTCATAGCTTATCCATTCATAATCAAGGTGGGGTGGTGA
- the fdhF gene encoding formate dehydrogenase subunit alpha, with amino-acid sequence MAEKLIPVVCPYCGVGCRLYIRAVDGYPVNIEYAEDLEGISNENGKLCPKGNAVLEYILAKDRLKKPLKAKEQGKFVEISWSEAIKEVAERLKAYAKDDPNQLMFFGSARTFNEPNYLIQKLARMLGTNNVDHCARLCHAPTVSGLKQVFGAGAMTNTYKDIEEADVIFIIGHNYAETHPVGFRYVLKAKERGAKVIVADPRFTRTAWFADIFLQHYPGTDIALINGLIHVIIKEKLYDAKFVRERCVGFDEVVKAVEKFTPEYVEKITGVPAELIVEAARTFATAGKGVITWAMGLTQHTHGHDNVRLLGTLSAICGYQGREGCGCAPMRGQNNVQGACDMAALPNVFPGYQAVTDPEKRKFFEEFWGVELSGEVGLTVIEAAHAIDKGKVKAYYVMGENPVISDANANHVIKALQKLEFMVVQDIVPTPTLEFADIVLPAAALLENEGSLTNTERRVQWSFAAVKPPGEARPDWWILSEVGKAVGFDRDGSKGFRYNEAADVLREINACTPQYRGITPERLKANLAGIHWPCPSEDHPGTRVLYKERFLTPDGKAHLAAVDYRGPVELPDEEYPFILTTMRYVGHYHTITMTGRSEALVKRWPEPLAEIHPDDAAKLGIKTGDWIKIETRRGVYAIKARVTRAVKKGVIAVPWHWGANVLTNDALDPVAKIPETKACACRVTKISEKEACEIMKKLPNPIPQIEIVKG; translated from the coding sequence TTGGCGGAGAAATTAATACCTGTGGTGTGTCCCTACTGTGGGGTCGGATGTAGGTTATACATAAGGGCAGTGGATGGATATCCAGTAAACATTGAGTATGCAGAGGACTTGGAGGGCATTTCAAACGAAAATGGTAAGCTTTGTCCAAAGGGAAACGCTGTTCTTGAGTACATTTTAGCAAAGGACAGATTAAAGAAGCCATTAAAGGCTAAGGAGCAAGGAAAATTCGTTGAGATTAGCTGGAGTGAAGCAATTAAAGAAGTCGCTGAGAGATTGAAGGCATATGCAAAAGATGATCCAAATCAATTAATGTTCTTTGGTTCTGCAAGAACATTTAACGAGCCAAACTATCTCATCCAAAAGCTTGCAAGAATGCTTGGCACAAACAACGTTGATCACTGTGCTCGTTTGTGCCACGCTCCAACTGTTTCTGGATTGAAGCAAGTATTTGGAGCAGGTGCAATGACCAACACTTACAAGGACATCGAAGAGGCGGATGTCATCTTTATCATTGGTCACAACTATGCAGAGACCCACCCAGTTGGATTTAGATACGTTCTCAAGGCTAAGGAGAGAGGAGCAAAGGTTATTGTTGCAGATCCAAGATTTACGAGAACAGCTTGGTTTGCAGACATCTTCTTGCAGCACTACCCAGGAACTGATATTGCATTGATAAATGGTCTCATTCACGTCATAATCAAAGAGAAGCTCTATGACGCAAAGTTCGTAAGAGAGAGGTGTGTTGGTTTCGATGAAGTCGTTAAGGCCGTTGAAAAGTTCACACCAGAATACGTTGAGAAGATAACTGGTGTCCCAGCTGAGCTTATAGTTGAGGCTGCAAGAACCTTTGCCACAGCTGGAAAGGGAGTTATTACATGGGCTATGGGTCTAACACAGCACACTCACGGTCACGATAACGTTAGGCTCTTAGGAACACTTTCAGCAATCTGTGGATACCAGGGAAGAGAAGGCTGTGGTTGTGCACCAATGAGAGGACAGAACAACGTTCAAGGAGCATGTGATATGGCTGCTTTGCCAAACGTGTTCCCAGGTTACCAGGCAGTTACCGACCCAGAGAAGAGGAAATTCTTCGAGGAGTTCTGGGGAGTTGAGCTGAGCGGAGAAGTTGGTCTTACAGTCATTGAGGCAGCTCATGCTATTGACAAAGGAAAGGTCAAAGCATACTACGTTATGGGTGAGAACCCAGTTATCAGTGATGCAAACGCAAACCACGTAATCAAAGCTCTTCAAAAGCTTGAGTTCATGGTCGTTCAAGATATCGTGCCAACGCCAACACTGGAGTTCGCTGACATAGTTCTTCCAGCAGCTGCACTGCTTGAGAACGAAGGTTCTCTCACAAACACAGAGAGAAGAGTACAGTGGAGCTTTGCAGCAGTTAAGCCACCTGGAGAGGCAAGACCAGACTGGTGGATTTTGAGTGAGGTTGGTAAGGCAGTTGGATTTGACAGAGATGGCTCAAAAGGATTCAGATACAACGAGGCTGCTGACGTTTTGAGAGAGATCAATGCCTGTACACCGCAATACAGAGGAATCACCCCAGAGAGACTTAAGGCTAACTTGGCTGGAATTCACTGGCCATGCCCAAGTGAAGATCACCCCGGAACAAGAGTTCTCTACAAGGAGAGATTCTTGACCCCAGATGGAAAAGCCCACTTAGCAGCAGTTGACTACAGAGGACCAGTTGAGCTCCCAGATGAGGAGTATCCATTCATACTCACAACAATGAGATACGTTGGACACTACCACACGATAACCATGACTGGTAGAAGCGAGGCCTTAGTGAAGAGATGGCCTGAGCCACTAGCAGAGATTCACCCAGATGATGCAGCTAAGCTCGGCATAAAGACTGGCGACTGGATTAAGATTGAAACAAGGAGAGGTGTTTACGCTATTAAGGCAAGAGTTACGAGAGCTGTTAAGAAGGGCGTTATTGCAGTTCCATGGCACTGGGGAGCAAACGTTCTCACAAACGACGCTCTCGATCCAGTAGCAAAGATACCAGAGACAAAGGCCTGTGCATGTAGAGTAACAAAGATCAGCGAGAAAGAGGCTTGCGAGATCATGAAGAAGTTGCCAAATCCAATACCACAAATTGAGATCGTTAAGGGGTGA
- the fdhD gene encoding formate dehydrogenase accessory sulfurtransferase FdhD — MIKKVRIFKWENGLKALEDYVCIEEKFEIYIVYDGFEEFLAELPASPNQLRELGAGFVVCEGYEKAENILDSWVEGERIYVKIRGSDISGLGSELTIRHTPCGDPYKAREGGVLSRKAGDIKVSPELILRISSSMTQLAETWRKTGGTHWAALFDKDGRVLAFSEDIGRHNAVDKVVGYAVLNGLELSELILASSGRMPYGMAKKVVNAGIPIVITKSPPTDKGVELARKHNVTLIGFARGKRFNIYGGEHRIASETET, encoded by the coding sequence ATGATAAAGAAGGTAAGGATTTTCAAATGGGAGAATGGTCTGAAAGCTCTTGAGGATTATGTCTGTATTGAGGAGAAGTTTGAGATTTATATAGTCTATGATGGATTTGAAGAGTTTCTTGCTGAACTTCCAGCTTCACCAAACCAGCTTAGAGAGCTTGGAGCTGGTTTCGTTGTCTGTGAGGGGTACGAAAAAGCAGAGAATATCCTTGACAGCTGGGTCGAAGGAGAGAGGATTTACGTAAAAATAAGGGGTTCAGACATTAGTGGCTTGGGAAGCGAGTTGACCATAAGGCATACTCCTTGCGGGGATCCGTATAAAGCTAGAGAAGGAGGAGTTCTCAGCAGAAAAGCTGGAGACATAAAAGTTTCCCCTGAGCTCATCTTAAGAATATCCTCCTCTATGACTCAGCTTGCAGAGACGTGGAGAAAGACTGGAGGGACTCATTGGGCAGCCCTTTTTGATAAAGACGGTAGAGTGCTCGCGTTTAGTGAAGATATTGGCAGACACAATGCTGTTGATAAAGTAGTTGGTTATGCTGTTCTCAATGGACTAGAGTTAAGTGAGTTAATCTTGGCTTCAAGTGGCAGAATGCCATATGGTATGGCGAAAAAAGTTGTCAATGCGGGCATACCTATTGTGATAACTAAGTCTCCGCCAACGGATAAAGGAGTCGAACTTGCAAGAAAGCATAATGTAACACTGATTGGATTCGCCAGAGGGAAAAGATTTAATATATACGGCGGTGAACATAGAATAGCATCGGAAACCGAAACTTGA
- a CDS encoding nickel-dependent hydrogenase large subunit: protein MNDSKSALSYIPLESVTRIMGEAKLIFQQEDGIVQDALFVSTAPLRGFEKLVIGKDSLFTIKAVMRICGVCHVAHANVAAEAIESAVGISPPRNALLMRELLGLVNRIQTHILLLIMVSADMIIEEKRNELIFSLIKLYDKVSDYLLKLGGGATHPPYLTVGGISRAPKWSVLNHLKAKLPKIEKEWEEIKSILLDEDNLTEIADELRAKIVRNEFLASDLFFGDKYRVSFKDIQTVPYWEYREEPRKLVNEATVMVAFYKGKAVEVGPRARLMLFTPFKGISLFGLYASRILEIDLSFERMKEILNEINVKEPFRKQNIIFGPGKGVGVYEAPRGTLFHYVELDEEGKISKLKIVTPTMFNIPIIENAVKGLTVEAAEAAVRLFDPCIPCTTHVEHIRKN, encoded by the coding sequence ATGAATGATTCTAAAAGTGCATTGAGCTACATACCCCTCGAGAGCGTTACGAGAATAATGGGTGAAGCTAAGCTAATTTTCCAGCAGGAAGATGGCATAGTTCAAGATGCTCTTTTTGTGTCAACTGCTCCGTTAAGGGGTTTTGAAAAGCTTGTTATTGGGAAGGACTCACTTTTTACAATTAAGGCTGTCATGAGGATTTGCGGCGTCTGTCATGTTGCCCATGCAAATGTTGCTGCTGAAGCTATAGAGAGTGCTGTTGGTATTTCTCCCCCAAGAAATGCTCTGCTGATGAGAGAGCTTTTGGGCTTGGTGAATAGGATTCAAACACATATTCTTCTTCTCATCATGGTTAGTGCAGATATGATTATTGAAGAAAAAAGAAATGAATTGATTTTCAGCCTAATTAAGCTGTATGACAAGGTTAGCGACTATCTGCTTAAATTAGGGGGAGGAGCGACTCATCCTCCTTATTTAACGGTTGGCGGCATTTCAAGGGCACCAAAATGGAGTGTCTTGAATCACTTAAAAGCGAAGCTTCCAAAGATTGAAAAGGAATGGGAGGAAATCAAGAGTATCCTCTTGGATGAGGACAATCTCACGGAGATTGCAGATGAGCTGAGGGCAAAAATAGTCAGAAATGAATTCTTAGCATCTGACTTGTTCTTTGGAGACAAATACAGAGTTTCCTTTAAAGATATTCAAACTGTTCCTTACTGGGAGTATAGGGAAGAGCCAAGAAAGCTTGTAAATGAGGCCACAGTGATGGTTGCTTTTTACAAAGGAAAAGCTGTTGAAGTTGGTCCAAGAGCAAGGCTCATGCTCTTCACACCTTTTAAGGGGATCTCCCTATTTGGGCTCTATGCTTCAAGAATACTGGAGATAGACCTTTCATTTGAAAGGATGAAAGAGATTTTGAATGAAATTAATGTAAAAGAGCCATTTAGAAAGCAGAACATTATTTTTGGGCCGGGTAAGGGTGTTGGAGTTTATGAGGCTCCAAGAGGAACTCTGTTCCACTACGTAGAGCTTGATGAGGAAGGAAAAATCAGCAAGCTAAAAATAGTGACCCCTACAATGTTCAACATTCCGATAATCGAGAACGCCGTTAAAGGACTGACAGTTGAAGCTGCTGAGGCTGCTGTTAGGTTGTTTGATCCATGCATACCGTGCACAACCCATGTAGAGCATATACGGAAAAATTGA